The Candidatus Defluviibacterium haderslevense DNA window GTACATCAACATCTTAACGCATCACCTATATAAGGAGTTTGTTTCTAAATATGGAGATCAGGAGGTGGATCATGTATCGATGAAAGTTGGCGCTTTAACCCGGATGACTACAGGTCCGCACTATTATGGCTTTACCTGGAGTCCCATTGGTGTTGCCACTGAATATGTAAAGGACGCCATTGTGCTCAGGAATGGAAATTCTCAAATGATGCCTGCCTTGTCTGAAACTACCCAACTAATTATAGATGGTATTCACTATGAGGATGATTTTACTTCCGGAGGTGCTGCCGATATGCCTGAATTTTTTAAGAATAAAGTCAAGTCGCTCGATTATAAAACCATCCGATATCCAGGTCATTACCAATGGGTGAGGGAGCAACTGAAAGAAATGGGAAATGTCCCGGACAAAGATCAGGTGCTGCTTAAGCGTATGTTGAATGACATTCCGCTTGTTGATGATGACCTTATTATATTATACGCGTCTGTCAAAGGAAAGGACAAGCAGGGTAATCTAAGAATCATAGAGAAAAGTAAGCGAATAGAGCCCATGATGATCGGCAGCCACAAGCTTAAAGCCATCCAATTGACCACTGCCGCACCTATGTTGGAATGTGCCCGAATGTTGCTTACAGGCCATTACAAAGGTCCAATCCTACAGTC harbors:
- a CDS encoding saccharopine dehydrogenase NADP-binding domain-containing protein gives rise to the protein MYHPHKVIIVGAGGIGRAVGLILADMPEIDADIFIGDLEHRIASDVVDWIKEGSSSLAQIEPFVVHPTETTDQMDYVFKSGEIILDCLPGGEAPRMAAIALKYGLHYVNLTEYVKESDQILQMSQGAQTGFVLQAGLAPGYINILTHHLYKEFVSKYGDQEVDHVSMKVGALTRMTTGPHYYGFTWSPIGVATEYVKDAIVLRNGNSQMMPALSETTQLIIDGIHYEDDFTSGGAADMPEFFKNKVKSLDYKTIRYPGHYQWVREQLKEMGNVPDKDQVLLKRMLNDIPLVDDDLIILYASVKGKDKQGNLRIIEKSKRIEPMMIGSHKLKAIQLTTAAPMLECARMLLTGHYKGPILQSQINTEEFLKGPFVQLAYGSNRSKEKMKLEQ